One region of Hoeflea sp. 108 genomic DNA includes:
- a CDS encoding NAD-dependent succinate-semialdehyde dehydrogenase, translating to MITYPDTLLFIDGTWQPSASGRKIPVINPATAQPIGTVAWADRSDLDAALEAASKGFAIWSKTSAFDRAKVMRRAAEILRSRVDDIAVMLTLEQGKPLSQARFETLSAADIIDWFAGEAQRTYGQVIPSRAPDVVQMTLKLPVGPVAAFTPWNFPLNQVVRKLSAAIAAGCSIIVKAPEETPASPAALIRAFADAGIPAGVVNLVYGVPSEISEYLIPHPVIRKISFTGSTPIGKQLSALAGLHMKRATMELGGHAPVIVAEDADLELATSLMVQNKFRNAGQVCVSPTRFLVHEKIADAFIDGFTAGAKAIRVGNGLDPDVDMGPLANDRRIPALEGLIADAVSRGSRLTTGGRRIGNEGWFFEPTVLADVPVDARIMNEEPFGPVAVINRFATLDAAIAEANRLPFGLAAFAFTQSSATETRISNEVEAGMTSINHLGLALPEVPFGGVKDSGHGTEGGSEAIEAYLDTRLITRKG from the coding sequence ATGATCACCTACCCCGATACACTGCTGTTCATCGACGGAACCTGGCAGCCTTCTGCCAGCGGCCGTAAGATCCCAGTCATCAATCCCGCGACCGCACAGCCGATCGGCACTGTCGCCTGGGCCGACAGGAGCGATCTCGACGCAGCACTTGAAGCCGCCAGCAAGGGTTTCGCCATCTGGAGCAAGACCTCGGCTTTCGATCGGGCGAAGGTCATGCGCCGCGCCGCCGAGATTCTTCGCAGCCGCGTCGACGACATCGCGGTCATGCTGACCCTGGAACAGGGCAAGCCGCTGTCACAAGCGCGGTTCGAGACACTCTCAGCCGCCGACATCATCGACTGGTTTGCCGGCGAGGCACAGCGCACATATGGGCAGGTCATCCCGTCGCGTGCGCCCGATGTCGTGCAGATGACGCTGAAGCTGCCGGTCGGCCCGGTCGCTGCCTTCACGCCGTGGAACTTCCCGCTCAATCAGGTGGTGCGCAAACTTTCGGCCGCCATTGCCGCTGGTTGCTCGATCATCGTCAAGGCGCCTGAGGAAACCCCGGCTTCGCCGGCGGCGCTGATCCGCGCCTTCGCTGACGCCGGGATTCCGGCGGGTGTCGTCAACCTTGTCTACGGCGTGCCATCGGAGATTTCCGAGTACCTGATCCCGCATCCTGTCATCCGCAAGATCAGCTTCACCGGATCGACTCCTATAGGCAAGCAACTCTCGGCACTCGCTGGCCTGCACATGAAGCGCGCCACGATGGAACTGGGCGGTCATGCGCCGGTCATCGTCGCCGAGGATGCCGATCTCGAGCTTGCGACAAGCCTGATGGTGCAGAACAAGTTCCGAAATGCCGGCCAGGTCTGCGTTTCACCGACGCGCTTCCTCGTGCATGAGAAAATCGCAGATGCCTTCATCGACGGCTTCACCGCGGGTGCCAAGGCGATCCGTGTCGGCAACGGCCTCGACCCCGACGTCGATATGGGACCGCTCGCCAACGACCGGCGCATCCCCGCACTGGAAGGCCTGATAGCTGACGCCGTCTCACGCGGCAGCCGCCTGACGACAGGCGGCCGTCGCATCGGCAACGAGGGCTGGTTCTTCGAACCGACAGTGCTCGCCGACGTGCCGGTTGATGCGCGCATCATGAACGAGGAGCCGTTCGGCCCCGTGGCGGTCATCAACCGCTTTGCGACGCTGGACGCGGCGATTGCCGAAGCCAATCGCCTGCCCTTCGGCCTGGCCGCCTTCGCCTTCACCCAGAGCAGCGCCACCGAAACACGCATCAGCAACGAGGTGGAGGCCGGCATGACCAGCATCAATCACCTGGGCCTTGCCCTGCCTGAGGTTCCCTTCGGCGGCGTCAAGGATTCCGGCCATGGCACCGAAGGCGGCTCGGAGGCGATCGAGGCCTATCTCGATACAAGGCTGATCACCCGCAAGGGATGA